From Streptomyces sp. HUAS MG91, the proteins below share one genomic window:
- a CDS encoding flavin reductase family protein gives MTSPVAPPHIQRPLDFPAPASGRIDPDEFRAALGRFTTGVVAVTALHGIDSTPAGVVVNSFTSVSLDPALVLFCMARTSSSWPKIRTAERYCVNILGKNQREISTRLASPGGDKFRGLSWSTTPTGAPVLDGTPAWLECSTEAEYPAGDHDVVVARVHRIGGHGADAPLVFYRGAYGRLAD, from the coding sequence ATGACCTCGCCAGTCGCGCCCCCTCACATCCAGCGTCCCCTCGACTTTCCGGCCCCCGCGTCCGGCCGGATCGACCCCGATGAATTCCGTGCCGCCCTGGGCAGGTTCACCACCGGAGTGGTCGCCGTCACCGCCCTGCACGGAATCGACTCCACGCCCGCGGGCGTGGTCGTGAATTCCTTCACCTCGGTTTCCCTGGATCCCGCCCTGGTGCTTTTCTGCATGGCCCGTACGAGCAGCAGCTGGCCCAAAATACGTACCGCGGAACGCTATTGCGTGAACATACTCGGGAAGAACCAGCGCGAGATCAGCACGCGGCTCGCCTCCCCGGGCGGCGACAAGTTCCGCGGGCTGAGCTGGAGCACCACGCCCACCGGCGCGCCGGTCCTGGACGGGACGCCGGCCTGGCTGGAGTGCTCCACCGAGGCCGAGTACCCGGCCGGTGACCACGACGTGGTCGTCGCGCGCGTCCACCGCATCGGCGGCCACGGAGCGGACGCGCCGCTGGTGTTCTACCGCGGGGCGTACGGACGCCTGG
- a CDS encoding LysR family transcriptional regulator — translation MNIKQLDAFLAVAQSRSFTQAARLLGLAQPTVTARIKALEQILDAPLLDRTAGGAQLTPAGRRLHDYACRIVRLSEMARNSVAEPADQTPRLAIGAAECITTYRLVPLIEYLHLRHGGLGVALRGLDADPVSLVREERVDCAFFIGPRPVTPDVRHRALRRESLSLVAAPSHPLAGRVVASAAEFAAETLVCAHRWNGYQRGLEAELAGTGEPAGGVLALGSVDAVKRGVGEGIGIALLPTVAVRDELREGALGPIRWRPPFEVFSQCVWRRGLDDDPSFATVLDAARQVLAEGEATDGPALRPAC, via the coding sequence GTGAACATAAAGCAGCTCGACGCGTTCCTGGCGGTCGCGCAGTCACGGAGCTTCACCCAGGCCGCGCGCCTGCTGGGGCTGGCGCAGCCGACCGTCACCGCACGCATCAAGGCGCTGGAGCAGATCCTCGACGCGCCGCTGCTCGACCGCACCGCCGGCGGAGCCCAGCTCACGCCCGCGGGGCGGCGCCTGCACGACTACGCGTGCCGCATCGTCCGGCTCAGCGAGATGGCGCGCAACTCCGTGGCCGAACCCGCCGACCAGACACCCCGGTTGGCGATCGGCGCCGCCGAGTGCATCACCACGTACCGTCTCGTGCCGCTGATCGAGTATCTGCATCTGCGGCACGGAGGCCTCGGGGTCGCCCTGCGCGGACTCGACGCCGATCCGGTCTCCCTGGTGCGGGAGGAGCGCGTCGACTGCGCCTTCTTCATCGGCCCCCGCCCCGTCACGCCCGACGTGCGCCACCGCGCGCTGCGCCGCGAGTCGTTGAGCCTGGTGGCGGCGCCGTCCCACCCGCTGGCCGGGAGGGTCGTCGCGTCGGCCGCGGAGTTCGCGGCAGAGACCCTGGTGTGCGCACACCGCTGGAACGGCTACCAGCGCGGCCTGGAGGCCGAGTTGGCCGGGACCGGCGAACCGGCGGGCGGTGTCCTCGCGCTCGGCTCGGTCGACGCGGTCAAGCGCGGTGTCGGCGAGGGCATCGGGATCGCCCTGCTGCCCACCGTCGCCGTGCGCGACGAACTGCGCGAGGGCGCGCTCGGACCGATCCGCTGGCGGCCGCCCTTCGAGGTCTTCTCGCAGTGCGTCTGGCGCCGCGGACTCGACGACGATCCGTCCTTCGCGACCGTGCTCGACGCGGCACGTCAGGTGCTGGCCGAGGGCGAGGCCACCGACGGGCCCGCGCTGCGCCCCGCGTGCTGA